In a single window of the Rhodoferax saidenbachensis genome:
- a CDS encoding GlcG/HbpS family heme-binding protein yields MKTKAVLEFADIKAIAAAAEAEALKNNWAVSIAIVDDGGHLLHFQRLDGAAPISSHIAPGKARTAATGRRESKVYEDMINGGRVSFLSAPGLEGMLEGGVPILKDGQCLGAVGVSGVKSTEDAQIAKAGIAAIGL; encoded by the coding sequence ATGAAAACCAAAGCCGTTCTCGAATTTGCTGACATCAAAGCCATTGCCGCCGCTGCAGAGGCCGAGGCCCTGAAAAACAACTGGGCCGTGAGCATTGCCATCGTCGACGACGGCGGCCACCTGCTGCACTTCCAGCGCTTGGATGGCGCTGCGCCCATTTCTTCCCATATCGCGCCGGGCAAGGCGCGCACCGCGGCCACCGGCCGGCGCGAAAGCAAGGTCTATGAAGACATGATCAACGGCGGACGGGTGTCGTTCCTGAGCGCGCCTGGTCTGGAAGGCATGCTGGAGGGCGGAGTGCCAATCCTCAAAGACGGCCAATGCCTGGGTGCGGTAGGGGTAAGTGGTGTGAAATCTACCGAAGACGCGCAGATCGCCAAGGCCGGGATTGCCGCCATCGGCCTCTGA
- the hemP gene encoding hemin uptake protein HemP, whose protein sequence is MVTQPPNPPVSAPPAPAMVQAAPQAGGRPGPLRSTDLLGAQQAVEIEHNGLVYRLQSTRSGKLILTK, encoded by the coding sequence ATGGTGACCCAGCCCCCCAACCCGCCCGTCAGCGCACCACCGGCACCCGCCATGGTGCAGGCTGCGCCGCAGGCCGGTGGGCGGCCTGGCCCGCTGCGGTCGACCGACCTGTTGGGTGCCCAGCAGGCGGTGGAGATCGAGCACAACGGCTTGGTCTACCGCCTGCAAAGCACCCGCTCGGGCAAGCTCATCCTCACCAAATAG
- a CDS encoding ExbD/TolR family protein produces MAFGMQDATSDGDTEVMNEINMTPLVDVMLVLLIIFIITVPVMKHAVNVELPSATSQPQNAKPETIQLSVDAQGSYYWNQNKVADGTLPTLLQAEAGKEPQPELHIRGDKAVRYEFVAQAMAAAQQAGLRKIGFITEPAK; encoded by the coding sequence ATGGCCTTCGGAATGCAAGACGCCACCTCGGACGGTGATACCGAGGTGATGAACGAGATCAACATGACGCCCCTGGTGGACGTGATGCTGGTACTCCTGATCATCTTCATCATCACCGTGCCGGTGATGAAACATGCGGTCAACGTGGAGCTTCCCAGCGCCACCAGCCAGCCGCAAAACGCCAAGCCCGAAACCATCCAGCTCAGCGTGGATGCCCAGGGCAGCTACTACTGGAACCAGAACAAGGTAGCCGACGGCACCCTGCCCACCCTGCTGCAAGCCGAAGCGGGCAAGGAGCCCCAGCCCGAACTGCACATCCGTGGCGACAAGGCCGTGCGTTACGAGTTTGTGGCACAGGCCATGGCGGCCGCACAGCAGGCCGGTCTGCGCAAGATCGGCTTCATCACCGAACCCGCCAAGTAA
- a CDS encoding MotA/TolQ/ExbB proton channel family protein, with protein MDSQLGLITLWTEGDWVTRAVALLLLVMSLASWIVILIKALDIFKFKSLGERTEAFWHSEDYASGLRQLGTQDGNPFVQLAHAGREATAHHRNTQTQLHDSLDISDWISRSLRNSIDDSTARLQSGLAILASVGSTAPFVGLFGTVWGIYHALMGISSAGQATIDKVAGPIGEALIMTALGLAVAIPAVLGYNALVRGNKSILTKLNRFAHDLHAYFVTGARVGNGSVDGKVVAMKKA; from the coding sequence ATGGATTCTCAACTCGGATTAATCACACTGTGGACCGAAGGCGACTGGGTCACTAGGGCCGTCGCCCTGCTGTTGCTGGTCATGTCGCTGGCATCATGGATCGTGATCCTGATCAAGGCGCTGGACATCTTCAAGTTCAAGTCCTTAGGCGAGCGCACCGAAGCCTTCTGGCACAGCGAGGATTACGCCAGCGGCTTGCGCCAGTTGGGCACACAGGATGGCAATCCCTTCGTACAACTGGCACATGCCGGCCGCGAGGCAACCGCCCACCACCGCAACACCCAGACCCAACTGCACGATTCGCTGGACATCAGCGACTGGATCAGCCGCTCATTGCGCAACTCGATTGACGACAGCACCGCACGCCTGCAGTCCGGTCTGGCCATCCTGGCTTCGGTTGGCTCCACCGCGCCATTCGTGGGTCTGTTTGGCACGGTTTGGGGCATTTACCACGCACTGATGGGTATCAGCAGCGCGGGCCAAGCAACCATCGACAAGGTCGCCGGCCCCATTGGCGAGGCGCTGATCATGACCGCGCTGGGTCTGGCCGTGGCCATCCCTGCCGTGCTGGGCTACAACGCGCTGGTGCGTGGCAACAAGTCCATCCTGACCAAGCTCAACCGCTTTGCGCATGACCTGCACGCCTACTTTGTCACCGGCGCCCGCGTCGGCAATGGCAGTGTGGACGGCAAAGTCGTCGCGATGAAGAAAGCCTGA
- a CDS encoding energy transducer TonB, with the protein MATLSSPAAAPSRTVPAMSRNTTIAVSVVLLHIGALWALQSGLLRRVVEIVVPAEILVEMMAPPAAEAPPAVVQPKPAPKPLPTQQPTPKAPAPQAAPLPTPMALPETAAAPAPSAIAPASVAPAAASANANASAGTAPSANAQPIAKLELPSSDADYLNNPKPPYPPLSKRLGEQGKVVVRTLIGADGIAKEASIKQSSGFDRLDQAALATALKWRYVPGKRAGVPEAMWFNVPFTFVLE; encoded by the coding sequence ATGGCTACCCTCTCTTCTCCCGCCGCAGCCCCCTCCAGGACCGTACCCGCCATGAGTCGCAACACGACCATTGCCGTGAGTGTCGTGCTGCTGCACATCGGTGCCCTGTGGGCGCTGCAATCCGGCCTGCTGCGCCGAGTAGTTGAAATCGTGGTACCTGCGGAAATTCTGGTGGAAATGATGGCGCCGCCGGCTGCCGAAGCCCCGCCCGCCGTGGTGCAACCCAAACCTGCACCCAAGCCCCTGCCCACCCAGCAGCCCACACCCAAGGCACCAGCACCCCAAGCCGCGCCATTGCCAACGCCCATGGCGCTGCCTGAAACGGCTGCTGCGCCCGCCCCCAGTGCCATCGCTCCGGCCAGTGTGGCGCCTGCCGCCGCTTCTGCTAATGCCAATGCGTCTGCGGGCACGGCCCCCAGCGCCAACGCCCAGCCAATCGCCAAGCTTGAGCTGCCCTCCAGCGATGCCGACTACCTGAACAACCCCAAGCCGCCGTACCCGCCCCTGAGCAAACGGCTGGGCGAACAAGGCAAGGTGGTCGTACGCACGCTGATTGGCGCCGATGGCATTGCCAAGGAAGCCAGCATCAAACAGTCCAGCGGCTTTGACCGGCTGGACCAGGCCGCCCTGGCCACCGCGTTGAAGTGGCGCTACGTGCCCGGCAAACGGGCCGGTGTGCCCGAGGCCATGTGGTTCAACGTGCCCTTTACCTTTGTACTTGAATAG
- a CDS encoding Fe2+-dependent dioxygenase, with amino-acid sequence MLLHLPDILTLDEVQQAQTLLATAPWADGKAGAGELARQVKNNEQLDHDSDAARAIREMVLRGLDRNPTFFSAALPKKVFPPRLNRYGGDSNFYGNHIDGAVRYMPGSGTRLRTDISCTVFLSDPKDYDGGELCIADTYGEQSFKLPAGHMVLYPGTSLHQVKPVTRGERLACFFWIESMVRSDEQRRTLYELDMNLLGMRQRHGDNENTTALTGVYHNLLRMWADT; translated from the coding sequence ATGCTCCTGCACCTGCCCGACATCCTGACCCTAGACGAAGTACAACAAGCACAAACCTTGCTGGCGACTGCGCCGTGGGCCGATGGAAAAGCAGGTGCGGGCGAGCTGGCCCGGCAAGTCAAGAACAACGAGCAACTGGACCACGACAGTGACGCAGCGCGGGCCATCCGCGAGATGGTGCTGCGCGGGCTGGACCGCAACCCGACGTTCTTCTCCGCAGCTTTGCCCAAGAAAGTGTTCCCGCCACGCCTGAACCGTTATGGCGGTGACAGCAACTTTTATGGCAACCATATCGACGGCGCTGTGCGTTACATGCCGGGCAGTGGCACACGGCTGCGTACCGACATTTCCTGTACGGTGTTTCTGTCCGACCCGAAAGACTATGACGGTGGTGAGCTGTGTATTGCCGACACCTATGGCGAACAGTCCTTCAAACTGCCTGCCGGCCACATGGTGCTGTACCCCGGCACCAGCCTGCACCAGGTCAAACCGGTCACGCGCGGTGAGCGTCTGGCCTGTTTCTTCTGGATTGAAAGCATGGTGCGCAGCGACGAACAACGGCGAACTTTGTATGAGCTGGACATGAACTTGCTGGGCATGCGCCAGCGCCATGGCGACAACGAAAACACCACCGCCCTGACCGGCGTGTACCACAACCTCCTGCGCATGTGGGCAGACACCTGA
- a CDS encoding TonB-dependent receptor — protein MLLAGSMSAMAQQDAPTEDKTLKPVVIKEKAEAAEGKDSVRATTTTIGKGKQDLRDIPQSITVVTEKLIDDRNLDTLKEVLHNTAGVTFLAAEGGEEDIRLRGFSLATTGDIYVDGMRDPAFYERDTFNSDRIEVLRGSASMLFGRGSTGGAVNQASKQARAFSDNEVSTTLGSYNYRRVTGDFNIQTGEDAGLRINAMATKADTNGAGTKLDKRGLAANYRFGIGTADEFSVGLYTLKNDNGMNYGVRYIRPTATSPASTSTVNDRIAANTYYGMASDYNKGTADYITASHTHRFDDDSELKTSVRRGVYTRDQRASFIGGGTAADTFSDATTLTRQTQNKIQDLNSVYAQSDYTKKFSALGFKHEVFAGADLGQENKNVYTSSGQGTNKTPTRVGTPDDGAWFDEASRTITRSSAFQADNLGLYGMDLVQVAEYWKVLGGLRFDRMRANFANYNTTGAKTGAYDQELSNWSQRLGVLYQPDELSSYHFSWGTSFNTSADTYSYAGNTDKARQQAANTPPEQSRNIEIGAKLDSADKRYTTRLAIFQSTKFNERNTDPDSAATQLLLSGARHTTGLEIDASGKLTPQWEVYASYMWMPDAMIDEAASTAGAGARKGERPGLTPIHSGTVWTTYQFTPELRLGTGVNFRSEQAPATNPGFMVPGFATLDLMGEYKFSERYVLKVNVTNALDKLYADALYTNTYVPGSARNIQATMNIKF, from the coding sequence ATGCTGCTGGCGGGCTCCATGAGCGCCATGGCGCAACAGGATGCGCCAACGGAAGATAAGACCCTCAAGCCTGTCGTCATCAAGGAAAAGGCTGAAGCTGCCGAAGGCAAAGACTCCGTGCGCGCGACGACCACGACGATCGGCAAAGGCAAGCAGGATCTCCGCGACATTCCCCAATCGATCACCGTGGTGACGGAAAAGCTGATTGATGACCGCAATCTGGACACGCTGAAAGAGGTGTTGCACAACACTGCAGGTGTGACATTCCTGGCCGCCGAAGGTGGTGAAGAAGACATCCGCTTGCGCGGCTTCTCGCTGGCGACCACCGGTGACATTTACGTGGATGGCATGCGCGACCCCGCCTTCTACGAGCGAGACACCTTCAACAGTGACCGCATCGAAGTACTGCGTGGCTCAGCCTCCATGCTGTTTGGTCGCGGCTCCACCGGCGGTGCCGTCAACCAGGCGAGCAAACAGGCCCGCGCATTCAGTGACAACGAAGTAAGCACCACGTTGGGCAGCTACAACTACCGCCGCGTCACCGGTGACTTCAATATCCAGACCGGCGAAGATGCCGGTTTGCGTATCAATGCGATGGCCACCAAGGCGGACACCAACGGCGCAGGTACCAAACTCGACAAGCGGGGCCTGGCAGCGAACTACCGCTTCGGTATCGGCACCGCGGATGAATTTTCCGTGGGGCTTTACACACTGAAAAACGACAACGGTATGAACTACGGCGTGCGTTACATCAGGCCTACTGCAACATCCCCGGCCTCCACGTCTACGGTAAATGATCGCATTGCCGCCAATACTTACTACGGCATGGCCAGCGACTACAACAAAGGCACGGCGGATTACATCACCGCCAGCCACACCCATCGATTTGACGATGACAGCGAATTGAAAACCTCGGTTCGCAGAGGTGTCTACACCCGCGACCAGCGCGCCTCCTTTATTGGGGGCGGAACCGCGGCGGACACGTTCTCGGACGCCACGACTCTGACGCGTCAAACACAAAACAAAATTCAGGATCTGAACTCCGTGTATGCACAGAGTGACTACACCAAAAAATTCTCCGCTTTGGGCTTCAAGCATGAGGTCTTCGCTGGCGCAGATCTCGGGCAAGAAAACAAAAATGTATACACCTCTTCAGGCCAAGGTACCAATAAAACTCCCACACGGGTAGGAACACCAGATGATGGAGCGTGGTTTGATGAAGCCTCACGCACCATTACACGCTCCAGCGCATTCCAAGCGGATAATTTGGGGCTATACGGGATGGATCTGGTGCAGGTCGCGGAGTACTGGAAAGTCTTGGGGGGGTTGCGCTTTGACCGTATGCGCGCCAACTTCGCCAACTACAACACCACAGGTGCCAAAACAGGTGCTTATGACCAAGAGTTGTCCAATTGGAGCCAACGGCTCGGTGTGCTTTATCAACCCGACGAATTGAGTTCTTACCACTTTTCCTGGGGCACTTCGTTCAATACGTCTGCAGACACTTATTCGTATGCGGGAAATACGGACAAAGCGAGACAGCAGGCTGCAAACACGCCGCCAGAACAAAGCCGCAATATCGAAATCGGTGCCAAGCTGGACTCGGCCGATAAGCGCTACACAACACGCCTGGCTATCTTCCAGTCCACCAAGTTCAACGAGCGCAATACTGACCCCGATTCCGCGGCCACTCAGCTTCTGCTGTCAGGTGCACGCCACACCACCGGATTGGAGATCGACGCTTCTGGCAAGCTGACCCCTCAATGGGAAGTGTATGCATCTTACATGTGGATGCCAGATGCCATGATTGATGAGGCGGCCTCTACCGCTGGCGCGGGCGCCCGTAAAGGCGAACGCCCTGGTCTGACACCTATCCACAGCGGTACCGTGTGGACGACCTACCAGTTCACCCCCGAACTGCGCCTGGGTACTGGTGTTAACTTCCGCAGCGAGCAAGCTCCTGCGACCAATCCTGGTTTTATGGTGCCTGGTTTTGCCACACTGGATCTCATGGGTGAGTACAAATTCAGCGAGCGTTATGTGCTCAAGGTCAATGTGACCAATGCACTGGACAAACTGTATGCCGATGCGTTGTATACCAATACCTATGTTCCTGGCTCCGCCCGCAACATCCAGGCCACGATGAACATCAAGTTCTAA
- a CDS encoding ABC transporter ATP-binding protein has protein sequence MTFLDLSAVRKSYGPVVALDTVSLAVPEGSRTAIVGASGSGKTTLLRIIAGFDLPDAGKVVLGGQLLADGPQAVPAHQRGIGYVAQDGALFPHLRIADNVGFGLPRDTPQRQARIAELMDMVALDTAMLQRYPHELSGGQQQRVALARALAQRPRLMLLDEPFSALDTGLRAATRKAVAQLLQSAGITTILVTHDQAEALSFADQVAVMRNGQLAQVGKPLDLYQRPADPVTARFLGEAMVLSAQISNGWAECSLGRIPVGNTQYSGSGQIMLRPEQLRLEDLSHPQALQNPNAASRAAVVLEADFCGPTCEVVVRLLHSDEMPLRVHGPANHVPAIGAQVQIQVIGQAHVFP, from the coding sequence ATGACCTTTCTTGACCTCAGCGCAGTGCGCAAATCCTACGGGCCGGTGGTGGCCCTCGATACGGTATCGCTGGCGGTGCCTGAAGGTAGCCGCACGGCCATCGTGGGCGCGTCCGGCTCGGGCAAGACCACCCTGCTGCGCATCATCGCCGGCTTCGATCTGCCGGATGCAGGAAAAGTGGTGCTGGGTGGACAGTTACTGGCCGATGGCCCGCAGGCAGTGCCCGCGCACCAGCGCGGCATTGGTTATGTGGCGCAGGACGGCGCGCTGTTTCCGCATCTGCGTATTGCCGACAACGTGGGCTTCGGGCTGCCACGCGATACACCACAACGCCAGGCCCGCATCGCCGAGCTCATGGACATGGTGGCACTGGATACCGCCATGCTGCAGCGCTACCCGCATGAACTTTCCGGTGGACAGCAGCAGCGCGTGGCATTGGCGCGCGCCCTGGCACAAAGGCCCCGGCTGATGCTGCTGGACGAACCGTTCTCCGCCTTGGACACCGGCCTGCGCGCCGCCACGCGCAAGGCTGTCGCTCAACTGCTGCAGTCGGCGGGCATCACCACCATTCTGGTCACCCACGACCAGGCCGAAGCCCTGTCGTTTGCCGACCAAGTCGCCGTCATGCGCAACGGGCAATTGGCCCAGGTGGGTAAACCGCTGGACCTGTACCAACGCCCTGCCGATCCGGTGACGGCCCGCTTTCTGGGTGAAGCCATGGTCTTGTCTGCGCAGATATCGAACGGCTGGGCGGAATGTTCGTTAGGGCGTATCCCTGTGGGTAATACGCAGTACAGCGGATCGGGCCAGATCATGCTGCGCCCTGAGCAATTGCGACTCGAAGATTTGTCGCACCCACAGGCATTGCAAAACCCCAACGCCGCAAGTCGCGCTGCCGTCGTGCTGGAAGCCGATTTTTGTGGCCCCACGTGTGAGGTGGTTGTGCGCCTGCTGCACAGCGATGAAATGCCGCTGCGTGTGCACGGCCCTGCCAACCATGTACCTGCCATAGGTGCACAGGTGCAGATCCAGGTCATAGGCCAGGCGCACGTCTTTCCCTGA
- a CDS encoding ABC transporter permease: MSWVAIAALLVSLAALLPLGFVVWVGVQSGWETIAALVFRPRVGELLINTALLVAVTVPLCIALATALAWLTERSDLPGARHWAWLAAAPLAVPAFVHSYAWITVAPGLQGLWGAVMVSVLAYFPFLYLPIAASMRRLDPGMEDTAASLGLGPWSIFFRVVLPQLRLSIWGGALLVGLHLLAEYGLYVMIRFDTFTTAIVDQFQSTYNGPAANMLAGVLVLCCFVLLGLEAGTRGKERYARVGTGSARMPRPARLGVYRFACLLLPVLTVALSLGVPLITLLRWLVLGGTSVWSLPDLMPALSQTLGLAAVGALLTTLVAIPMAWLSIRAPGRLQRVIEGSNYLVGSLPGIVVALALVTITVRVALPIYQTVVTVLLAYVLMFLPRALVNLRAGIAQAPVELEQAARSLGRTPTQALWQITLRLAAPGVASGVAMVFLAITNELTATLLLAPSGTQTLATAFWAHSSEIDYTGAAPYALLMVLLSMPLTWLLYLQSKRSAGR, translated from the coding sequence ATGTCCTGGGTGGCAATTGCGGCACTGCTGGTCTCGCTGGCCGCGTTGTTGCCTTTGGGGTTTGTGGTCTGGGTGGGTGTGCAATCGGGCTGGGAGACGATAGCGGCCCTGGTATTCCGCCCGCGCGTGGGCGAGTTGCTGATCAACACCGCCCTGCTGGTCGCCGTGACCGTGCCCCTGTGTATCGCGCTGGCGACCGCGCTGGCGTGGTTGACCGAACGCAGCGACCTGCCCGGTGCCCGCCACTGGGCCTGGCTGGCTGCTGCCCCCCTGGCGGTGCCTGCGTTTGTCCACAGTTATGCCTGGATCACCGTGGCGCCCGGATTGCAGGGCCTGTGGGGTGCGGTGATGGTGTCGGTGCTGGCCTACTTTCCGTTTTTGTACTTGCCCATCGCCGCCTCGATGCGGCGGCTCGATCCGGGCATGGAAGACACCGCGGCGTCTTTGGGTCTGGGCCCATGGAGCATCTTCTTTCGCGTCGTACTGCCGCAGTTGCGGCTGTCCATCTGGGGCGGTGCGTTGCTGGTGGGCCTGCACTTGTTGGCGGAGTACGGCCTGTACGTGATGATCCGGTTTGACACCTTCACCACTGCCATCGTCGACCAGTTCCAGTCCACCTACAACGGCCCGGCCGCCAATATGCTGGCTGGCGTGCTGGTGCTGTGCTGCTTTGTGCTGCTGGGGCTGGAGGCCGGTACCCGCGGCAAGGAACGTTATGCGCGCGTCGGCACCGGTTCAGCCCGCATGCCACGGCCTGCGCGCCTGGGTGTTTATCGCTTTGCCTGCCTGCTGTTGCCAGTACTGACCGTGGCCTTGTCACTGGGCGTACCACTGATCACCTTGCTGCGCTGGCTGGTGCTCGGCGGCACCAGCGTATGGAGCCTGCCTGACCTGATGCCCGCGCTGAGCCAGACCCTGGGCCTGGCCGCCGTGGGCGCTCTGTTGACCACACTGGTGGCGATCCCCATGGCCTGGCTGTCGATACGCGCACCAGGGCGACTGCAGCGTGTGATTGAGGGCAGCAACTACCTGGTGGGCTCACTGCCCGGCATCGTGGTGGCGCTGGCCCTGGTGACCATCACCGTGCGGGTGGCCTTGCCGATCTACCAGACCGTGGTGACCGTGTTGCTGGCCTATGTGCTGATGTTTTTGCCGCGCGCGCTGGTCAACCTCCGGGCTGGTATCGCCCAGGCACCGGTCGAGCTGGAACAGGCCGCGCGCAGTCTGGGGCGCACCCCCACCCAAGCGCTGTGGCAGATCACCTTGCGTCTGGCCGCACCCGGCGTAGCCTCGGGCGTGGCCATGGTGTTTTTAGCCATTACCAACGAACTCACCGCCACGTTGCTGCTGGCGCCCAGCGGCACGCAAACCCTGGCCACCGCCTTCTGGGCACACAGCAGCGAAATCGACTACACCGGGGCGGCACCGTATGCCCTGCTGATGGTGCTGCTCTCCATGCCACTGACTTGGCTGCTCTACCTTCAATCCAAACGCTCCGCAGGGCGCTAG
- a CDS encoding iron ABC transporter substrate-binding protein, with amino-acid sequence MITSFVRKATLALSIGTLSLLAQAQSTPNNEPIVVYNAQHASLAQAWASAFTSETGIKVTLRNGSDTELGNQIVQEGAASPADVFLTENSPAMALVDAKGLFAPLSADTIAQVEPNFRPAHGRWIGIAARTTVFVYNKRKLTSAQLPKSMLDLAKPEWKGRWGASPAGADFQAIVSALLELKGEAVTADWLKAMKTNALTYKGNGVAMKAVNAGQVEGAVIYHYYRFADQAKTGENSDGTSLHYFRNEDPGAFVSISGGGVLASSKRQANAQAFIKWITGKGGQDILRTGDSYEYAVGLNAASNRNLVPLANLQAPKVEPSKLNSRKVSDLMTEAGLL; translated from the coding sequence ATGATCACGTCCTTCGTCCGAAAGGCCACACTGGCCTTGAGCATTGGCACCCTGTCTTTACTGGCACAGGCACAAAGCACCCCCAACAACGAACCCATCGTGGTTTACAACGCGCAACACGCGAGCCTGGCACAGGCTTGGGCCAGCGCATTCACGTCCGAGACCGGTATCAAGGTCACCCTGCGCAACGGCAGCGACACGGAGCTGGGCAACCAGATCGTGCAGGAAGGCGCCGCCTCACCCGCCGATGTGTTCCTGACAGAAAACTCTCCCGCCATGGCGCTGGTGGATGCCAAGGGCCTGTTTGCGCCACTGTCCGCCGACACCATCGCCCAGGTAGAACCCAATTTCCGCCCCGCCCACGGTCGCTGGATCGGCATTGCCGCACGCACCACGGTATTCGTCTACAACAAGCGCAAGCTCACCTCGGCCCAGTTGCCCAAGTCCATGCTCGACCTGGCCAAACCGGAATGGAAAGGCCGCTGGGGCGCATCGCCCGCCGGCGCTGACTTCCAGGCCATCGTGAGCGCCCTGCTGGAACTCAAGGGTGAAGCGGTCACGGCCGACTGGCTCAAGGCGATGAAAACCAACGCGCTGACTTACAAGGGCAATGGCGTGGCCATGAAAGCCGTGAACGCCGGCCAGGTGGAAGGTGCGGTGATTTACCACTACTACCGTTTTGCCGACCAGGCCAAAACCGGCGAGAACAGCGACGGCACCAGCCTGCACTATTTCCGCAATGAAGATCCGGGCGCTTTTGTCAGCATTTCCGGCGGCGGCGTGTTGGCCTCCAGCAAGCGCCAGGCCAATGCCCAGGCCTTTATCAAATGGATCACCGGCAAGGGTGGTCAGGACATCCTGCGCACGGGCGACTCCTACGAATACGCGGTGGGCCTGAATGCAGCATCCAACCGTAACCTGGTGCCGCTGGCCAACCTGCAGGCGCCCAAGGTAGAGCCATCCAAACTCAACAGCCGCAAGGTTTCGGATTTGATGACCGAGGCTGGCCTGCTCTGA
- a CDS encoding (2Fe-2S)-binding protein — protein MIVCVCRRVTEKEIAQHAAEGKGFDDIQFDLGVALQCGKCEDCAREVIEQCHAKAGLAQQGWMPITLSMAR, from the coding sequence ATGATTGTTTGTGTTTGCCGCCGTGTGACCGAGAAAGAGATTGCGCAGCATGCCGCTGAGGGCAAAGGCTTTGACGACATCCAGTTCGATTTGGGTGTGGCTCTCCAATGCGGCAAATGTGAAGACTGCGCACGCGAAGTGATCGAGCAGTGCCACGCCAAGGCGGGTCTGGCACAGCAGGGCTGGATGCCCATCACGCTGTCCATGGCCCGATAG
- a CDS encoding DUF1513 domain-containing protein, with protein MATEHPTRRSLLAQAALLGLGASAWGREAAPIAPPRVLTAWMRGEQSWAGLWTPGQTPRGVALPARAHQLLVLPTSAQRQQLQALVLARRPGEYLLRMDPVRGKALQWHTMEDDRYLGGHAALSANGKTFFTTETDGESGQGLIAERDIHTLEKLREFPSGGIGPHALLLEPAGTLLVANGGILNLPETGRRKLNIGRMDSNLTRLDAQSGQVMAQYRLSDSYLSLRHLALAPDGTLGIALQAEHPQNQDRQTSPALALLQGDTLRTVDWAASQVPSAWDGYAGDVCFAAGRFWASAPHAGWVASWSVQGDGLQIRVLPGAGALASAGERWLVGGDESALLYRGNTPQPQRYSVTTPWDNHAAMLSFT; from the coding sequence ATGGCGACTGAACACCCCACGCGCCGCAGCCTGCTGGCCCAGGCTGCCCTGCTCGGCCTGGGCGCCAGCGCCTGGGGCCGCGAGGCCGCTCCCATCGCCCCGCCCCGCGTACTCACCGCGTGGATGCGCGGCGAACAGTCCTGGGCCGGCCTCTGGACGCCAGGGCAAACGCCCCGCGGCGTAGCCCTGCCCGCCCGCGCGCACCAACTGCTGGTCTTGCCCACCAGCGCCCAGCGCCAGCAATTGCAAGCGCTGGTGCTGGCACGCCGCCCCGGCGAATACCTGCTGCGCATGGACCCGGTGCGCGGCAAGGCCCTGCAATGGCACACCATGGAAGACGACCGTTACCTCGGTGGCCACGCAGCGCTGTCCGCCAACGGCAAGACCTTTTTCACCACCGAAACCGATGGTGAATCCGGCCAGGGCCTGATCGCCGAGCGCGACATACACACGCTGGAAAAGCTGCGCGAATTCCCCAGCGGCGGCATTGGCCCGCACGCGCTGTTACTGGAACCTGCAGGCACGCTGCTGGTGGCCAACGGCGGCATCCTGAACCTGCCCGAAACCGGGCGGCGCAAGCTCAACATCGGCCGCATGGATTCCAACCTCACCCGGCTGGACGCGCAAAGCGGCCAGGTGATGGCGCAATACCGCCTGAGCGACAGTTATCTGAGCCTGCGCCACTTGGCACTGGCGCCCGATGGCACCTTGGGTATCGCGCTGCAGGCCGAACACCCCCAAAACCAGGACCGCCAGACCTCACCTGCGCTGGCGTTGCTGCAAGGCGATACCCTGCGCACGGTGGACTGGGCTGCGTCCCAGGTGCCCAGCGCATGGGACGGTTACGCCGGTGACGTGTGTTTTGCCGCGGGCCGGTTCTGGGCCAGCGCGCCGCATGCAGGCTGGGTAGCCTCCTGGTCAGTGCAAGGGGATGGCCTGCAAATTCGGGTACTCCCCGGCGCTGGTGCACTGGCCTCGGCTGGCGAGCGCTGGTTGGTGGGGGGCGACGAATCTGCCCTGCTCTACCGCGGCAACACGCCCCAGCCACAGCGCTACAGCGTCACCACCCCGTGGGACAACCACGCCGCAATGCTATCGTTTACATAG